The following are encoded together in the Choristoneura fumiferana chromosome 4, NRCan_CFum_1, whole genome shotgun sequence genome:
- the Orc2 gene encoding origin recognition complex subunit 2 has protein sequence MSDTPDTPRRAVRRRNKPKKYGDFLETTPTKRNLRKEQSSDDEDEYFEEVVTKKPTALFSSDDVEGQDMFKFKSRHTKHDLQNKVKDLQSQSPKIDSPMRTPRRRITSESVKKISEATPKNMKDIIKKRIVNEVESGSDDDDYSGSSSDFVPEESDNEATSGSSSEASDSEEETPLESKPTSKAQTGKGRASKTRTKDSEYIVTPDNYFMMNSSKKITTSDHTLARLKNLNLHDNMEQDIIQISSEHKKKISELNQSYEQLFDKWVYVLSENFNIILYGIGSKRSVLQQFKKQKLSDFPCIVVNGFFPSLTIKSILETIVMDLLKCNNVPSNVGDVVKLIDTRLTEDDMELFLIIHNIDGTMLRNAKAQTVLASISQIKNVHTIATIDHINAPLLWDHSKLSKFQFTWWDVTTFLPYTEETSYENSLMTHRSGVLQLSSLKSVYQSLTTNAKGIFNIIIQYQLDNHKQSHYQGLPFKELYSKSREQFLVSSDTALRAQLTEFLDHKLAKIKRTYDGSENLVIPIENTLLQQFLEQNS, from the exons ATGAGTGATACTCCAGATACACCGAGAAGGGCCGTGAGAAGaagaaataaaccaaaaaaatatggaGATTTCTTAGAGACGACACCAACCAAACGTAACTTACGTAAGGAGCAAAGCTCTGACGACGAGGACGAGTATTTTGAAGAAGTGGTCACTAAGAAACCCACAG CTCTATTCAGCAGTGATGATGTCGAAGGGCAGGACATGTTCAAGTTCAAATCCCGCCACACCAAGCACgacttgcagaacaaagtcaAAGATCTCCAGAGTCAGTCCCCAAAGATAGACTCTCCAATGAGAACTCCAAGGAGAAGAATTACTTCtgaatctgttaaaaaaataagtgaggCTACACCTAAAAATATGAAGGACATTATAAAGAAAA GAATAGTAAATGAAGTTGAGAGTGGAAGTGATGACGATGATTACTCGGGTAGCAGCAGTGATTTTGTACCTGAAGAAAGTGACAATGAG GCTACATCCGGGTCATCATCAGAAGCTTCAGACTCTGAAGAGGAGACTCCTCTGGAAAGCAAGCCAACCAGCAAAGCTCAGACAGGAAAAGGGAGAGCCAGCAAAACAAGGACTAAAGATTCCGAATACATTGTCACTCCAGACAACTATTTTATGATGAACTCTAGCAAAAAG ATTACAACATCAGATCACACTCTAGCAAGACTGAAGAACCTGAATTTACATGACAACATGGAACAAGACATCATACAGATTTCTAGTGaacacaagaaaaaaatatcagaactTAATCAGTCATACGAGCAGCTATTTGACAAATGGGTGTATGTTTTGAGCGAAAACTTCAATATTATACTTTATGGGATTGGATCGAAGAGATCTGTGTTACAACAGTTCAAGAAGCAAAAACTATCAGACTTCCCATGCATTGTCGTTAATGGATTCTTTCCTAGTCTTACAATAAAGAGCATTTTAGAAACTATAGTTATGGACCTTTTAAAATGCAATAATGTTCCTTCGAATGTGGGTGATGTAGTGAAATTGATTGATACCAGATTAACAGAAGATGATATGGAGCTGTTTctcataatacataatattgatGGAACGATGCTCCGTAATGCTAAAGCACAGACCGTGCTAGCCAGTATTTCACAAATCAAGAATGTTCATACAATCGCAACCATTGATCACATTAATGCACCATTAT TGTGGGACCACTCCAAGCTAAGCAAATTCCAGTTTACGTGGTGGGACGTGACAACATTCCTTCCTTACACAGAGGAGACTTCGTACGAGAACTCTCTTATGACACACCGCAGCGGTGTATTGCAGCTGTCTTCGCTGAAAAGCGTGTATCAGTCTCTCACAACCAATGCTAAGGGCATTTTCAATATTATCATACAATACCAATTGGATAATCACAAGCAATCTCACTACCAAG gttTACCTTTCAAGGAGCTATATTCCAAGTCTCGAGAACAATTCTTGGTTAGTTCGGATACAGCGCTGAGAGCACAACTTACAGAGTTTCTGGACCACAAACTTGCAAAAATAAAGCGGACTTACGACGGCAGCGAAAACCTGGTTATACCTATCGAGAACACACTACTTCAGCAATTTTTGGAGCAAAATAGCTGA